In Levilactobacillus brevis, a single genomic region encodes these proteins:
- a CDS encoding universal stress protein — MYERILVPMDGSNNAHKALVEATKLAQKLGSKLFIVSVASDQTYAHYGAEFGSEIVTHFKEAASKFLDTAVEEVKEAGVPVETRFKTGLPKPTIAVTLPEELNTNLTVIGRSGAHGLGRAIMGSTTSYVVHNSKTSVLVVD; from the coding sequence ATGTATGAACGGATCTTAGTACCAATGGATGGGAGCAATAACGCCCATAAAGCACTGGTGGAGGCAACCAAATTGGCCCAAAAGCTGGGATCAAAGCTGTTCATCGTTTCCGTCGCTAGTGATCAAACCTATGCCCACTACGGCGCGGAATTTGGCAGTGAAATTGTCACGCATTTCAAGGAAGCGGCGTCAAAATTCTTGGATACTGCCGTTGAAGAGGTCAAGGAAGCCGGTGTGCCCGTGGAAACACGGTTCAAGACCGGTCTACCGAAGCCGACGATTGCCGTGACTTTGCCCGAAGAACTCAACACGAACTTGACGGTGATTGGGCGTTCCGGGGCACACGGCCTGGGCCGGGCCATCATGGGGTCAACCACGAGCTATGTGGTTCATAATTCCAAGACGAGTGTGTTAGTCGTTGATTAA
- a CDS encoding LacI family DNA-binding transcriptional regulator codes for MAATLKDIATTVGVSLATVSRVLNYDRTLSVSESTRKQIFEVAEDLNYTKSKRRANAPAKQLRVAIVQWYSKSKELDDLYYMAIRLGLEKRCEQLNMLATRTFQNNLQAIDPDVDAVIAIGKFSDEQVSTLSQLTANLVFVDQDQLGHGYDSVVTDFDVAVQQVVDFFWQRDQHEIGLICGSESTTDGKLAVIDPRYTAYCHEMQARGVFDPKLVFTGDYTAESGYEQMQAAITRLGKQLPHAFFVTNDPMAAGALKALRENGVAVPEQVSVFSFNDTTIAKYVFPELSSVHVNTEMLGAEAADLVADRMQTGRQTPQRVTIGTELIERESTLKA; via the coding sequence ATCGCAGCCACCTTAAAAGATATTGCGACAACGGTAGGGGTCTCGCTGGCGACCGTGTCACGGGTTCTGAATTACGACCGGACATTGTCGGTCAGTGAGTCCACCAGAAAACAAATATTCGAGGTCGCCGAGGACTTGAACTACACCAAGTCCAAACGACGAGCTAACGCACCGGCCAAGCAACTGCGAGTTGCCATCGTCCAGTGGTACTCGAAGTCTAAGGAATTGGATGACCTGTATTACATGGCGATTCGGTTGGGCTTAGAGAAACGCTGTGAGCAGCTCAACATGCTGGCTACGCGAACGTTTCAGAATAACCTGCAGGCCATTGATCCAGACGTGGACGCCGTGATTGCTATTGGTAAATTCAGTGACGAGCAGGTCAGTACATTGTCTCAGCTGACGGCCAATCTGGTCTTTGTCGATCAGGATCAATTGGGTCACGGCTACGATAGTGTAGTCACGGACTTTGACGTGGCCGTTCAGCAGGTGGTCGACTTCTTCTGGCAACGCGATCAGCACGAGATTGGGCTGATCTGTGGGAGTGAGTCGACGACCGATGGCAAGCTGGCGGTGATTGATCCCCGGTATACAGCGTACTGCCACGAGATGCAGGCGCGCGGGGTCTTTGATCCCAAGCTGGTCTTCACCGGCGATTACACCGCGGAGTCGGGTTATGAACAGATGCAGGCCGCCATTACGCGGCTAGGCAAGCAGTTACCTCACGCATTCTTCGTTACCAATGATCCTATGGCCGCGGGGGCACTGAAGGCCCTGCGTGAAAATGGTGTCGCTGTGCCGGAACAGGTTAGCGTCTTTAGCTTCAACGACACCACGATTGCTAAGTACGTCTTTCCTGAACTCAGCAGCGTTCACGTGAATACGGAGATGCTGGGCGCGGAGGCCGCCGATCTGGTGGCCGACCGCATGCAGACGGGCCGGCAGACACCGCAACGAGTGACGATTGGTACCGAATTAATTGAACGAGAAAGTACGTTGAAAGCATAA
- a CDS encoding M13 family peptidase — translation MRINHFASDAPSAGDFPVDESLLTQDFYDAVNGKWAAQATIPGDHASTGGFMDLADNIEHTLMHDFSDLLAGKLTPANPEMAEFKKLYTMTSDFDQREKAGTAPLKPWLAKIEALTDFDDLSQHLADWYRQGLPAPIEVGVEPDMKDTSQYALYVDAPSLFLPDKTYYSKDNPAAKQLMPIFTQTATKLLELLGYDTDKAATIVEQAKQFDAQIAPHVKSSEEAADYVKIYNPRKLAAVDGQVSALDLTGAITDLLHDTPETVILPQPKFFDAVDDILAPANFDAVKSWMLVNTAFDATGLLTEEYRQVGGTYSRALSGKKEARSQAKAAYYLAMGNFSQVVGDYYGRKYFGEAAKKDVHDMVVKMANVYQNRLKTNDWLSKATREKAIVKLQKLTIKVGYPDKIDPLYAKFHVDTDKSLFDNLQGFSEIVLADFYGHWGQPVDRDKWEMSASTVNAYYSPTNNEIVFPAAILQKPFYSLKQSSSANYGGIGAVIAHEISHAFDNNGAQFDEFGNLNNWWTDADLAHFKDLAKAMINEFDGISFAGQKVNGKLTVSENIADAGGLSCALEAAKSEDDVDLRAFFINWGNIWRMKATTAYMQLLLSIDVHAPAKLRANVQLKNLADFYSTFNVQSDDAMYLAPADRVKIW, via the coding sequence ATGCGTATTAATCATTTTGCTTCCGATGCGCCATCCGCTGGCGACTTTCCGGTCGACGAATCCCTGTTAACTCAGGACTTTTACGATGCCGTTAATGGCAAGTGGGCCGCCCAAGCAACCATCCCTGGCGACCACGCCTCGACCGGGGGCTTCATGGATCTGGCCGACAACATTGAACACACGCTGATGCATGACTTTAGTGACTTATTAGCGGGCAAATTAACGCCGGCAAATCCCGAAATGGCGGAGTTCAAGAAGCTCTACACCATGACTAGCGACTTCGACCAACGGGAAAAGGCGGGCACCGCACCGCTCAAGCCGTGGCTCGCCAAGATTGAGGCACTGACAGACTTTGATGACCTTAGCCAACACCTAGCCGATTGGTATCGTCAAGGACTTCCGGCGCCCATCGAGGTCGGCGTCGAACCCGACATGAAAGATACCAGCCAATACGCGCTCTACGTGGACGCGCCGAGCCTCTTTCTACCCGACAAGACCTACTATAGCAAAGACAATCCGGCGGCCAAGCAACTCATGCCAATCTTCACCCAAACGGCAACGAAGCTATTGGAACTCCTCGGTTACGACACCGATAAGGCCGCAACCATCGTCGAACAAGCCAAGCAATTCGATGCGCAGATTGCCCCCCACGTGAAGTCCTCCGAAGAAGCCGCTGACTACGTCAAAATTTACAATCCGCGGAAGTTAGCCGCTGTTGATGGCCAGGTCAGTGCGCTTGACCTGACCGGTGCCATTACGGACTTACTGCACGATACGCCGGAAACGGTCATCCTGCCGCAACCGAAGTTCTTCGATGCCGTCGATGACATTCTGGCGCCGGCTAATTTCGACGCGGTTAAGAGCTGGATGCTGGTGAACACTGCCTTTGACGCAACCGGTCTCCTGACCGAAGAATACCGCCAAGTCGGTGGCACCTACAGTCGGGCGCTCTCCGGCAAGAAGGAAGCCCGTTCCCAAGCCAAGGCCGCTTACTACCTGGCCATGGGCAACTTCTCCCAAGTCGTTGGTGACTACTACGGTCGCAAGTACTTCGGCGAAGCGGCTAAAAAAGACGTTCACGACATGGTCGTCAAGATGGCCAACGTTTACCAAAATCGGTTGAAAACCAACGATTGGTTGAGTAAGGCTACCCGGGAAAAGGCCATCGTTAAGCTCCAGAAATTAACGATTAAGGTCGGCTATCCCGATAAAATTGATCCACTCTACGCCAAGTTCCACGTGGACACTGACAAGTCGTTATTCGATAACTTGCAAGGCTTTAGCGAGATTGTTCTGGCTGATTTCTACGGTCACTGGGGCCAACCCGTGGACCGCGACAAGTGGGAAATGAGCGCCAGCACTGTCAACGCTTACTACTCCCCAACCAACAACGAAATTGTCTTTCCCGCGGCGATCTTGCAGAAGCCATTCTACAGCCTGAAGCAATCCAGCAGCGCTAACTACGGGGGTATCGGGGCCGTGATCGCCCACGAAATCTCCCACGCCTTCGACAACAACGGCGCCCAGTTCGATGAATTTGGGAATTTGAACAACTGGTGGACGGACGCCGATCTGGCCCACTTCAAGGACCTGGCTAAGGCCATGATTAACGAATTCGATGGCATCTCCTTTGCTGGTCAGAAAGTCAACGGTAAGCTGACCGTCTCCGAAAACATTGCTGACGCCGGCGGTCTGAGTTGTGCGCTGGAGGCCGCTAAGTCAGAGGATGACGTTGACCTGCGAGCCTTCTTCATCAACTGGGGTAATATCTGGCGGATGAAGGCCACCACTGCGTACATGCAGCTTCTGCTGTCGATTGACGTCCACGCCCCCGCCAAGCTCCGGGCGAACGTGCAACTCAAGAATCTGGCCGACTTCTACAGTACCTTCAACGTTCAGTCGGATGATGCCATGTACTTGGCACCAGCTGACCGGGTGAAGATCTGGTAG
- a CDS encoding MarR family transcriptional regulator: protein MQNEERVFENFLRQYREIFRVLINAAEQITGQYSVSFEQYLLLKQIHEQRNITLSELADSTRTTRSAAARKLRALLLDGFVEQEAKMDDRRVKYLRLTDKGTTVEHDIHQAFLQSAETWNQIPTSLTPADITDFFTQYQQNIAVWDRTRPKFQRPILNAKRRVE, encoded by the coding sequence ATGCAAAACGAAGAAAGAGTATTTGAAAATTTTCTACGGCAGTACCGCGAAATTTTTCGGGTGTTGATCAATGCGGCAGAACAGATTACCGGGCAGTACTCGGTTAGCTTCGAACAGTATTTATTGTTAAAGCAGATCCACGAACAACGGAATATTACGTTGAGTGAATTGGCCGATTCCACGCGGACTACGCGCTCGGCTGCGGCTCGGAAATTGCGGGCCCTGCTGCTGGATGGGTTCGTTGAACAGGAAGCCAAGATGGATGATCGGCGGGTGAAGTACCTGCGCTTGACCGATAAGGGGACCACCGTGGAACATGACATTCACCAAGCCTTTTTGCAGAGTGCAGAGACCTGGAACCAGATTCCAACCAGCTTAACTCCGGCAGATATTACCGACTTCTTTACCCAGTATCAACAAAACATTGCGGTCTGGGACCGGACACGACCAAAGTTCCAGCGGCCAATTCTCAATGCCAAGCGGCGGGTTGAATAA
- a CDS encoding YibE/F family protein, giving the protein MQGLVKKRKVTLGLWLLVLLIGGLVVWGTQHNAGLYRNPIMQVTSVQTGTATHEEDDFHNVDRQTKQVLRGHILNGQYRGQTLTVTNTYSLSGAMDQRYRKGSQLFVVVHQHRSGLTATAKDAKRDTPLVFMLWLVVGLLLLIMQFSGFMAFLSVALNGVLFLMAIILNGSTQGARVLWIFGSLAVVFAALTLWLVIGANRQMLITLATTLGGTALSIVVALLVFHFTHEKGMYYESMQYVTQLPRPLFLAETLLGSLGAVMDESTDIISSLFALKRERPELSAGQVFKSGRQIGSTIMGPLINVLFFIFVADTFPMAMLYLKNGNSWGYTFSMNMSMGVVQSLISGIGIVLAVPLASYLASRFMEKKVRA; this is encoded by the coding sequence ATGCAAGGTTTAGTGAAGAAAAGAAAGGTCACACTCGGCCTGTGGCTACTGGTGCTTCTCATCGGTGGTCTAGTGGTATGGGGAACGCAGCACAACGCGGGACTCTACCGGAACCCCATCATGCAGGTCACGAGCGTGCAGACGGGGACGGCCACTCACGAGGAGGATGACTTTCACAACGTGGATCGCCAGACCAAACAGGTTCTGCGCGGGCACATTCTCAATGGTCAATATCGCGGGCAAACGCTGACGGTCACCAACACGTATTCACTGTCGGGAGCCATGGACCAACGGTATCGCAAGGGCAGTCAACTCTTCGTGGTGGTCCATCAGCATCGCTCGGGACTGACCGCGACGGCTAAGGATGCCAAGCGGGACACGCCGTTGGTCTTCATGCTGTGGTTAGTTGTCGGCCTATTGCTCCTCATCATGCAGTTCAGCGGGTTCATGGCCTTCCTGAGTGTGGCCCTCAATGGGGTGCTGTTCCTGATGGCCATTATCCTCAATGGGTCAACGCAGGGCGCCCGGGTCCTCTGGATCTTCGGTAGCCTGGCGGTGGTCTTCGCCGCGCTGACCTTGTGGTTGGTCATCGGCGCCAATCGGCAGATGCTGATTACGCTGGCCACCACGCTAGGCGGAACGGCGCTCTCAATTGTCGTGGCCCTACTGGTCTTTCATTTCACCCACGAGAAGGGGATGTACTACGAGTCCATGCAATACGTCACGCAGCTACCGCGACCATTGTTCTTGGCGGAAACGTTGCTGGGGTCACTGGGGGCTGTTATGGATGAGTCGACCGATATTATCTCGTCATTGTTTGCGTTGAAACGCGAACGGCCGGAGCTGTCGGCGGGCCAAGTCTTCAAGTCTGGTCGGCAGATTGGCAGTACCATTATGGGCCCGCTGATTAACGTCCTTTTCTTCATCTTCGTGGCGGACACCTTTCCGATGGCAATGCTATACCTGAAGAATGGAAATAGTTGGGGCTATACCTTCTCGATGAACATGTCGATGGGCGTGGTCCAAAGCTTGATTAGTGGCATTGGCATCGTGTTGGCCGTACCGTTGGCCAGCTACCTCGCCAGCCGTTTTATGGAAAAGAAGGTGCGTGCATGA
- a CDS encoding galactokinase — MDFASLATEYQEKFDVAPQRVFFSPGRINLIGEYTDFNGGHVFPAAISMGTYAAYSDRSDREFRVYSANVPEAGTLTFSLDDLTFNKADNWANYLKGMLFELAKQDLTIDHGFDLFVHGNLPDASGLSSSASMEMLMGEILHAAYGMKLNEVEMVKVGQQVENDYFGLNTGIMDQFAIGMGKKDQAILLDTNTLAYEYAPLDLGDNVVVIMNTKKRRELTDSKYNERRAQCEEALKRLQTKLDIKTLGDLDEDQFDQNAYLINDDTLIKRARHAVFENQRTLKAFKALQNHDLPTFGHLVNASHVSLNYDFAVTGKELDTLVETAWQQPGVLGARMTGAGFGGCAIAIVKKSNVEDFETKVGQVYEKTIGHKAEFYVAEIADGPQELQK; from the coding sequence ATGGATTTTGCCAGCTTAGCAACTGAATATCAAGAAAAATTTGATGTCGCTCCGCAACGGGTATTCTTTTCCCCCGGACGAATTAATTTGATTGGTGAATATACAGATTTTAACGGAGGTCACGTTTTCCCGGCAGCCATTAGCATGGGAACCTACGCCGCCTATTCGGATAGAAGCGACCGTGAGTTTCGGGTGTATTCGGCCAACGTTCCCGAGGCCGGGACGCTGACGTTCTCGTTGGACGATTTGACGTTTAACAAAGCCGACAATTGGGCTAACTACCTGAAAGGCATGTTGTTCGAGCTGGCAAAACAAGACCTAACCATTGACCACGGATTCGATCTCTTTGTTCATGGGAACCTACCGGATGCTTCCGGCTTGTCCTCATCCGCTTCCATGGAAATGCTGATGGGTGAGATTCTCCATGCCGCCTACGGGATGAAACTGAATGAAGTTGAAATGGTTAAGGTCGGCCAACAAGTGGAAAATGATTACTTTGGCCTGAATACCGGGATCATGGACCAGTTTGCTATCGGGATGGGCAAGAAAGACCAAGCCATTTTGTTGGATACCAATACGCTGGCCTATGAATACGCGCCACTTGATTTAGGCGATAACGTCGTGGTCATCATGAACACGAAGAAGCGTCGTGAACTGACCGATTCCAAGTATAATGAACGGCGGGCACAGTGTGAAGAGGCCTTGAAGCGGCTGCAGACCAAGCTCGATATTAAGACGCTGGGCGACTTAGACGAAGACCAATTCGACCAGAACGCTTACCTCATCAATGATGACACGTTAATCAAGCGCGCACGGCATGCCGTCTTCGAAAATCAACGGACCCTGAAGGCGTTTAAGGCCTTACAAAACCATGATTTGCCGACCTTTGGCCACTTGGTAAATGCCTCCCACGTTTCCCTGAACTATGATTTTGCCGTAACGGGTAAGGAACTCGATACCTTGGTTGAAACGGCTTGGCAACAACCTGGCGTGTTAGGTGCCCGGATGACCGGAGCCGGCTTCGGGGGTTGTGCGATTGCAATTGTTAAGAAGAGCAACGTCGAAGACTTCGAAACCAAAGTTGGTCAAGTCTACGAGAAGACGATTGGTCACAAGGCTGAGTTCTACGTCGCCGAGATTGCGGACGGCCCACAGGAATTACAAAAGTAA
- the galE gene encoding UDP-glucose 4-epimerase GalE — MTVLVLGGAGYIGSHAVDRLIQKGYDVAVVDNLVTGHRAAVNKKARFYEGDVRDQKFLNSVFDQEDVDGVMHFAAFSIVPESMEKPLKYFDNNTTGMVSLLEVMNKHNVKRIIFSSTAATYGEPKQIPIKETDPQIPTNPYGESKLMMEKIMRWADEAYGIKFIALRYFNVAGAKEDGSIGEDHHPETHLIPIILQVAAGERKELSIFGGDYPTKDGTNVRDYVQVVDLVDAHILALEYLKAGHDSDAFNLGSSTGFSNKEMLEAARKVTGKEIPAKMAPRRAGDPSTLIAASDKARKVLNWQPQFDNVEDIIRTAWNWKQKHPAGYDDQNEAAK, encoded by the coding sequence ATGACAGTTTTAGTTTTAGGTGGTGCGGGTTATATTGGCTCCCACGCCGTTGACCGGTTGATTCAAAAGGGGTATGACGTGGCCGTCGTGGACAACTTAGTCACGGGTCACCGGGCTGCGGTCAATAAAAAGGCACGGTTCTACGAAGGCGATGTACGCGACCAAAAATTCTTAAACAGCGTGTTTGATCAAGAAGATGTCGATGGCGTTATGCACTTCGCCGCCTTCTCCATTGTTCCTGAATCCATGGAAAAGCCGCTGAAATACTTCGATAACAATACGACCGGGATGGTTTCCTTACTTGAAGTGATGAACAAACACAACGTCAAGCGGATTATCTTCTCATCGACGGCCGCCACTTACGGCGAACCGAAGCAGATTCCAATCAAGGAAACCGACCCACAGATTCCGACGAATCCCTATGGCGAAAGCAAGTTGATGATGGAAAAGATCATGCGGTGGGCCGATGAAGCCTACGGGATTAAATTCATTGCGCTTCGTTACTTTAACGTAGCTGGGGCCAAGGAAGACGGGAGCATCGGTGAAGACCACCATCCTGAAACCCACTTGATTCCGATTATCTTGCAGGTAGCTGCTGGCGAACGTAAGGAACTCTCCATCTTCGGCGGCGACTACCCGACCAAGGATGGGACCAACGTCCGGGATTACGTCCAGGTTGTCGACCTGGTCGATGCCCACATCTTGGCGCTAGAATACCTGAAGGCCGGCCACGACAGCGACGCCTTTAACCTGGGTTCTTCAACCGGTTTCTCCAACAAGGAAATGCTGGAGGCTGCCCGGAAGGTCACGGGCAAGGAAATCCCAGCCAAGATGGCACCACGGCGGGCCGGCGATCCTAGCACGTTGATTGCGGCCAGCGACAAGGCACGAAAGGTACTGAACTGGCAACCACAATTTGACAACGTTGAGGATATCATCCGGACCGCTTGGAACTGGAAACAAAAGCATCCAGCTGGCTATGACGATCAAAACGAGGCGGCTAAGTAA
- a CDS encoding UDP-glucose--hexose-1-phosphate uridylyltransferase: MTDTIQTFINAVVASPAPYTELDRQYVTNRIFALIGDGPAQAAVSDEPIDLVAAMVDTAVANDKIEDAPSPREILESQLMDFMTPLPSAVNRGFWDRYQQSPSAATDWFYQLSKANNYIKTRNIARNVVFPAQTPAGELEITINLSKPEKDPKAIAAAQTQQQVSYPLDQLCMTNEGYLGRLGYPARSNHRIIRLMVGGETWGFQYSPYAYFAEHAIFLAQEHRPMVINQHTFTNLLEIVRQFPTYFVGSNADLPIVGGSMLTHDHYQGGKHTFPMMKAGIDRPVDLGVDGVSAGIVQWPMTDIRLRGPQPEPLITAATKVLTSWIDYSDESVDVRAYTNGTRHHTITPIAYRDGADYVLDLVLRDNQTSEQYPDGIFHPHQDVQHIKRENIGLIEVMGRAILPARLKSEMAEVSKYLLDQPNQMAPMHQAWADDLKRQNTVTAANVTAIIHQAIGNTFARVLADAGVFKRDAQGQAALDKFMAQL, translated from the coding sequence ATGACGGATACCATTCAAACATTTATTAACGCAGTCGTGGCTTCACCAGCGCCGTACACGGAGCTGGACCGACAGTACGTGACCAACCGGATCTTCGCGCTGATTGGTGATGGCCCGGCCCAAGCCGCCGTGAGTGACGAACCGATTGACTTGGTTGCCGCCATGGTCGACACGGCTGTGGCCAACGATAAGATTGAAGATGCACCCAGTCCCCGTGAGATTCTGGAGTCACAGTTAATGGACTTCATGACACCACTCCCATCGGCCGTGAACCGTGGCTTTTGGGACCGTTATCAACAGAGTCCCAGTGCCGCGACCGACTGGTTCTACCAGTTGAGCAAGGCCAATAACTACATTAAGACACGGAACATTGCGCGTAACGTGGTTTTCCCGGCGCAGACACCAGCTGGTGAATTGGAGATTACCATTAATCTGTCCAAGCCAGAAAAGGACCCCAAGGCCATTGCGGCCGCGCAGACGCAGCAACAGGTCAGCTATCCGCTTGACCAACTCTGCATGACCAACGAGGGGTATCTGGGCCGTCTGGGCTATCCCGCCCGCAGCAATCACCGGATTATCCGGTTGATGGTGGGCGGCGAGACCTGGGGCTTCCAGTATTCGCCATACGCTTATTTCGCGGAACACGCCATCTTCTTGGCCCAAGAACACCGGCCAATGGTGATTAACCAACACACCTTTACCAACTTGTTGGAAATTGTCCGGCAGTTCCCTACGTACTTCGTCGGGAGCAATGCCGATCTGCCAATCGTGGGCGGATCCATGCTGACCCACGACCACTATCAGGGCGGTAAACACACCTTCCCAATGATGAAGGCGGGGATTGACCGGCCGGTAGATCTAGGGGTCGATGGCGTTTCAGCTGGCATTGTGCAGTGGCCGATGACCGATATTCGGCTCCGCGGACCGCAGCCAGAACCGCTGATTACGGCGGCAACCAAGGTCTTAACCTCATGGATTGACTATTCCGATGAAAGCGTGGACGTGCGGGCCTATACGAACGGCACGCGGCATCACACGATTACCCCCATTGCTTACCGCGATGGTGCGGACTACGTGTTGGACCTCGTGCTCCGGGATAATCAGACGTCCGAACAGTATCCGGACGGTATTTTCCATCCGCATCAGGACGTTCAACACATCAAGCGCGAAAACATTGGCTTGATTGAGGTCATGGGGCGGGCCATCTTGCCGGCACGGCTGAAGTCAGAGATGGCTGAGGTCAGCAAATACTTGCTGGACCAGCCGAACCAGATGGCGCCAATGCATCAGGCGTGGGCCGATGATTTGAAGCGTCAAAACACGGTTACGGCGGCTAACGTCACGGCCATCATCCACCAGGCGATCGGCAATACCTTTGCCCGTGTGCTGGCCGATGCCGGTGTCTTCAAGCGCGATGCCCAGGGCCAAGCCGCGCTAGATAAATTCATGGCACAGCTCTAA